CAAGCCCAATATGTAGGTCATGCTAGGTTAATAGCCTAGGATAAAAACAAACAAGAAGCAGCAGAAATCTACAGCAGCACCAAACATGGCACAAAAGCATTTTTACCCATGTTTTTCAACAATATCAACCTCATTTTATGGTAGAGCTTCAAGAAGCAACACCAAAATGAGAATGTTTggtctattttatttcaaaattttgttGTTTAGAAAATCCATTGCATTTTGGATTAGGTTATTTGACAGTATTCAATTCGGATAACACAAATAAAAGTTCATCTCAAATAACAGTACATGTACAAACATCTGACATGAGagtgagaaagagagagagagagagagagagagagccttTGAATGCAAAGCCACTATCCTGCCAGTGATCCAATTCTGAAGACTTGCATTCAgcaactaaaataattatcccTAATATGATAAGCAATCTCCACGACGGAATTTTGTTATATTTCCAAGGACAAAAAATTGGTTGACTTTATTTCTTGGCGATAACATCCAACTGGAGATTAAAAACTCGATCCAATTTTGCGCGCTCAACTACTTAGAATTTAGATTAAGATACAAGGAGATGGTTTAGGGACACTAATTTGATTCAAATGTCCTAAAGCAAACTAATTTCACAAACCTCAATATGACAACATCTTTATCTAGAATGTGTGCACTTAGTATACATATTAGAGAGGGATAGACATCTTGTATTGCATTTTATGGATCTATTCATATAAAACAACTATCTATTTCATCATTTAAATCTGCACTTGGTATCTACACTCCAATACGAAACCCGAAACAAGAGAGGAAATCTACTTAAAAATAGATATCATCTCACATAATTGTCTCCAACGCCTATAAATTAGACACTTAGAATCAAGTCAATGCCACAACACATATTGGAAAGGTAATAACAATCAGGAAGTATTTTAAAAGAAGAGATGAAAagcttatatttatatatatatatttttttttaaaaaaaaaaaagggaatcaAGCACAGTAGCAGAAAGTTATCCTCAATACTAAAGGTTTTGCCACACAGATTTTATTCTGGCTTCAGTTGACATTGACTTTCTTAGTTGTCGACTGGACTTAAATAGAAGTTAAACTACCAATCTATCCTTCAACAACAGCACGATAAACAGGGAAGAAGTTATCATTTCAGAAAAGTAAGAGATCAGATCAGGAAAGCAAAATGCCTGCAAAATATACACTGGATTCAACAGCAAGGCTAAATTGCAAACCAAATGCTGGTACCTCTCCATGATAAATGCTACAGCCATACAACAAAGGACTTTAAAAAGAAGAGAGGGAGAATACATGAAAACTAAAAACAAAATGGAAGGGTCTTACTTCACTAACTAGCCTTGACTTTGTCATCCCCGACAACCGAGAGTATTGGCAAACTACTCAAAAATTCGTCAAGACCCTCAAAAAACCCAATACCTTCAATATTATCCTCCTCCCCATTTCCGGCTCCATGTCGTTCACTCACTCCTGGCACTGCCTCCTCCACCTCGTTGCTAAACATTACATTCAAATCCAACTTCCCCAAATCCTTTGTTCCCCTCTTCTTCCCACTACTTCCTTCCCCCTTCCCTACCACCTCTCCTTGCACATTATTCCCGCCATCCGCATTTTGAACATTCACCTTCTTCGCTCTCTCATTTTGTGATTTCTTCACATTTTTACTGTGCGTTGCTTTCCCTCTGGCATTTTTTGATTTCTTTCTTCTACCATCCCAATCATCATCATCCGAATCCGACTCATCACCACTCGGATCAGAAATATCTATAAAGTCATCATCTTTGTAAATCACTTTCGGCTCAGATCTCTTAGATGGATTGCTCTGGCTTGATTTTCCACCGCCTGGATGAGGGGTGCTAAACATTGCCGATACCGGTGACCAATTAATACCAAaaccacctccacctccacctctACCATGGCCTTTAAATCCCAACGGGAAATAACCCCAGCTACAGAAGTACGTGTCTTTACCTGTTACTGGCGGTGATGGTATCATTACCGCATGGAACGCTCGTTTACATTTCTGACACCTAATTGCACAATCTTCATAACCCTTAGGATACTCATAGAGAATGTAACAGTAAGGACATGCAGTCCAGAAACTCGGTATCTCTGACTCAGTAACACTTGTCTGGGTCGTCGACCGAGTTGCACGTGATGACTCAACACCAGTAGGCTGAGAAGGTGGTCGACTCGGCTCAGATACTTTCGGCTGGGGTGCTGGGCGACTGGGCTCCGTTGCTTTTGGCTGGGCTGCTGGCCTAATCGGCTCAGTTGCTACAGGCTGCGGTGCAGGACGAATAGGCTCAGTTGATTTTGCTTGTGGTACAGCCTGAGGCACAGGACGATTCAGCTCGGTGACTCTATGCTGAGCAATTGGCCGAATAGGCTCAGTCATTCTCGGCTGAGTTTCTAAGCGAGTTGACTGACTTGGGTCTGGTTGAGCCACGTCATCCTCGTCCACTACTACTCGACCATCCCTGCTGATTTTAGGGCTTCTCCTCGCATTTCCTTGTGAAGACTGCCCCTGTGGGAACTCTTGACCAGGCATGACAAGTTGGCCCAGTTGTCCCAGTTGACCGAGTTGTCCGAGCTGACTCATTTGCAACTCGTGATCGTACATTGCCTTCTTCGAGGGGTTGGAGAACACCATCCATGCCTCAGAAACGAGCCTAAAAGCATGATCCGCAAAAGAAAGCCTATTCCTGGTAGGATTCAATAACAAAGCAAGCTTACGGTACTGGTTCGCAACAAGTTCCATGGACTGAGACAATCTCGGGAGTTGAAGGATCGCGTAATAGTCATGGCTACCACCGCCGTTGTAGCTAATGATTCTCAACTCTCCGGCGAGAAGTGTGTCGGCGATGGCAATAATTTGATCAGAAAACTCCATGAGCCTCGGGTCAGACTCTCTTGCTCGAATTG
This region of Manihot esculenta cultivar AM560-2 chromosome 10, M.esculenta_v8, whole genome shotgun sequence genomic DNA includes:
- the LOC110624719 gene encoding uncharacterized protein LOC110624719, translating into MDGSGYRIEAERWLTIAEKLLTARDFQGAKSFAIRARESDPRLMEFSDQIIAIADTLLAGELRIISYNGGGSHDYYAILQLPRLSQSMELVANQYRKLALLLNPTRNRLSFADHAFRLVSEAWMVFSNPSKKAMYDHELQMSQLGQLGQLGQLGQLVMPGQEFPQGQSSQGNARRSPKISRDGRVVVDEDDVAQPDPSQSTRLETQPRMTEPIRPIAQHRVTELNRPVPQAVPQAKSTEPIRPAPQPVATEPIRPAAQPKATEPSRPAPQPKVSEPSRPPSQPTGVESSRATRSTTQTSVTESEIPSFWTACPYCYILYEYPKGYEDCAIRCQKCKRAFHAVMIPSPPVTGKDTYFCSWGYFPLGFKGHGRGGGGGGFGINWSPVSAMFSTPHPGGGKSSQSNPSKRSEPKVIYKDDDFIDISDPSGDESDSDDDDWDGRRKKSKNARGKATHSKNVKKSQNERAKKVNVQNADGGNNVQGEVVGKGEGSSGKKRGTKDLGKLDLNVMFSNEVEEAVPGVSERHGAGNGEEDNIEGIGFFEGLDEFLSSLPILSVVGDDKVKAS